In Aegilops tauschii subsp. strangulata cultivar AL8/78 chromosome 3, Aet v6.0, whole genome shotgun sequence, one genomic interval encodes:
- the LOC109771300 gene encoding agamous-like MADS-box protein AGL62 yields the protein MPLVWLLPSSSSRSAVLLRDIAVVVFLVELVGRRLQLAVVVKLVDLAVALLLVYFAVSLLLAARYSERVIAAPNRTGGSGRRKTVIRRIEQDDAPHVCFSKGRVGFFSKFSDLAVLTGAQVAALTFLPGGNAYSFGHRSVDPIVERFLVGRVRGLEFDELRKELVQVKKRTERDEVTVKEPEAGEPIAAWVDPNVREMGDEDMAAFFAALMQVKHVVSERANKVLLRVDVSRMAEVAPPLPLQLFSGSTVEFGSSRSNRC from the exons ATGCCCCTCGTCTGGTTGCTACCCTCCTCCTCGTCCAGGTCGGCCGTGCTGCTCCGGGACATCGCCGTCGTCGTATTCCTTGTCGAGCTCGTCGGGAGGAGACTCCAGCTTGCCGTTGTCGTCAAGCTCGTGGATCTCGCCGTTGCTCTGCTTCTTGTGTACTTCGCCGTCTCCCTGCTGCTAGCAGCGAGATAC AGCGAGCGAGTAATAGCAGCGCCCAATCGGACGGGTGGCAGCGGCCGGAGGAAGACCGTCATTCGTCGGATCGAGCAGGACGATGCCCCGCACGTCTGCTTCTCCAAGGGCCGCGTGGGGTTCTTCAGCAAGTTCAGCGATCTGGCGGTCCTGACCGGTGCCCAGGTGGCCGCCCTCACCTTCTTGCCCGGAGGCAACGCCTACTCCTTCGGCCACCGCTCCGTCGACCCCATCGTGGAACGCTTCCTAGTGGGGAGGGTGCGGGGGCTG GAGTTCGACGAGCTGCGCAAAGAGCTGGTCCAGGTGAAGAAGCGGACCGAGCGTGATGAGGTCACAGTGAAGGAGCCTGAAGCGGGGGAGCCGATAGCGGCTTGGGTCGACCCGAACGTGCGCGAGATGGGGGACGAGGACATGGCGGCCTTCTTTGCCGCGCTGATGCAGGTGAAGCACGTCGTCTCCGAACGCGCCAACAAGGTTCTCTTGCGCGTCGATGTGAGCCGCATGGCGGAGGTGGCCCCGCCACTGCCGCTGCAGCTCTTCAGTGGCAGTACTGTTGAGTTCGGTAGCAGCAGGAGCAACAGATGCTGA